The Lysobacter gummosus genome includes a region encoding these proteins:
- the thpR gene encoding RNA 2',3'-cyclic phosphodiesterase: MQQNSLFGAEPPPTADIHRLFFALLPDEATRERMAAVAAEVRAQHDAGGRLIGAHRYHLTLQFLGDAHQFQAGRAAAAQQAAADIVAAAFDLPLDRAGSFRNRSIPWWLGCERTPEGLQTLFDRLGVALAKRGVRVEGGHSLTPHVTIVRDAAAPLHPPIAIGPIAWRVSDFALIHSQLGSRNAYTVLGQWPLAD, from the coding sequence ATGCAACAGAACTCCCTATTCGGCGCAGAGCCGCCACCCACAGCCGACATCCATCGCCTGTTCTTCGCCCTGCTGCCCGATGAAGCCACGCGCGAGCGCATGGCCGCCGTCGCCGCCGAAGTGCGCGCGCAGCACGACGCCGGCGGCCGCCTGATCGGCGCGCATCGCTACCACCTGACCCTGCAATTCCTCGGCGACGCCCACCAGTTCCAGGCCGGCCGCGCCGCCGCCGCGCAACAGGCCGCCGCCGACATCGTCGCGGCCGCATTCGATCTGCCGCTGGACCGCGCCGGCAGCTTCCGCAACCGCTCGATCCCGTGGTGGCTGGGATGCGAACGCACCCCCGAAGGCCTGCAGACCTTGTTCGACCGCCTCGGCGTGGCGCTGGCCAAGCGCGGGGTGCGGGTGGAGGGCGGGCACAGCCTGACCCCGCACGTGACCATCGTCCGCGACGCCGCCGCGCCCTTGCATCCGCCGATCGCGATCGGGCCCATCGCCTGGCGCGTGAGCGACTTCGCCCTGATCCACAGCCAACTGGGCTCGCGCAACGCCTACACGGTGCTGGGGCAATGGCCGCTGGCGGATTGA